One genomic region from Haloprofundus salinisoli encodes:
- a CDS encoding NusA-like transcription termination signal-binding factor, which translates to MRVTLSDDARRYLGAFDEETGASASDCLVYDDRIVVLVGAGEMGKAIGPGGKTVKRLERKLGRNVELVEDADTPEAFVSSALAPATVRHVTISDQNDRVAYVEVAEGDRGVAIGKRGQNIETARRLARRHYDIDDIQLT; encoded by the coding sequence ATGCGCGTCACGCTGTCGGACGACGCTCGCCGCTATCTCGGCGCGTTCGACGAGGAGACAGGTGCGAGTGCCAGCGACTGTCTCGTCTACGACGACCGAATCGTCGTGCTCGTCGGCGCGGGCGAGATGGGCAAGGCCATCGGTCCCGGCGGCAAGACGGTGAAACGACTCGAACGCAAACTCGGCCGAAACGTCGAGCTCGTCGAGGACGCGGACACCCCCGAGGCGTTCGTCTCCAGTGCGCTCGCGCCCGCGACGGTCCGACACGTGACCATCAGCGACCAGAACGACCGCGTCGCCTACGTCGAAGTCGCCGAGGGCGACCGCGGCGTCGCCATCGGTAAGCGCGGCCAAAACATCGAGACGGCGCGGCGGTTGGCCCGCCGTCACTACGACATCGACGACATTCAACTGACGTAG
- a CDS encoding DNA-directed RNA polymerase subunit A', which produces MQTPKEIGGIRFGLMDPETYRDMSATKVITADTYDDDGYPIDMGLMDPRLGVIDPGLECRTCGQHSGSCNGHFGHIELAAPVIHVGFTKLIRRLLRSTCRQCGRLALTDEEQAEFRTSMQRAEELSEDWSDVMKAAVRQARKAKRCPHCNEPQHDIKHEKPTTYYEVQDVLSGEYSELIAEAMQPDEEEDREGMAPQELAEKTDIELQRINQILSGEFRPRKDDRKAIEKALSIDLTVEDMNKLMPSDIRDWFEDIPDDDMETLGIDSERARPEWMILTVLPVPPVTARPSITLDNGQRSEDDLTHKLVDIIRINQRFMENREAGAPQLIIEDLWELLQYHVTTFIDNEISGTPPARHRSGRPLKTLSQRLKGKEGRFRGSLSGKRVNFSARTVISPDPTLSLNEVGVPDRVATEMTQTMNVTERNMEDARQYVRNGPESHPGANYVKRPDGRRLKVTEKNCEELAEKVELGWEVNRHLIDGDIVIFNRQPSLHRMSIMAHEVVVMPYKTFRLNTVVCPPYNADFDGDEMNMHALQNEEARAEARVLMRVQEQILSPRFGENIIGAIQDHISGTYLLTHENPKFSETQALDLLRATRVDELPEPDGEEDGESYWTGHSIFSELLPDDLSLEFSSSTGDDVVIENGQLVGGTIDEDAVGAFGGEIVDTITKVYSETRARIFVNEISALAMRAIMHFGFSIGIDDESIPEEAGEQVDEAIENAYERIEELITTYDAGELESLPGRTVDETLEMKIMQTLGKARDSAGEIADDHFGDDNPAVIMARSGARGSMLNLTQMAGCVGQQAVRGERINRGYEDRTLSHYKPNDLSAEAHGFVENSYRGGLTPREFFFHAMGGREGLVDTAVRTSKSGYLQRRLINALSELETQYDGTVRDTSGTIVQFEFGEDGTSPVKVSSSKDNDIDVESIADRVMDAEFDDEATRQQFLGREEPPTNLSEHAEPRLSEARIQEVESDD; this is translated from the coding sequence ATGCAAACACCGAAAGAAATCGGCGGCATCCGCTTCGGGCTGATGGACCCGGAGACGTATCGAGATATGTCCGCGACGAAAGTCATCACCGCGGACACCTACGACGACGACGGCTACCCCATCGACATGGGGCTGATGGACCCCCGACTGGGCGTCATCGACCCCGGTCTGGAGTGTCGCACCTGCGGGCAGCACTCGGGGTCGTGTAACGGCCACTTCGGCCACATCGAACTGGCCGCCCCCGTCATCCACGTCGGATTCACCAAACTCATCCGACGGCTGCTGCGCTCGACGTGCCGGCAGTGCGGTCGGCTCGCGCTGACCGACGAGGAGCAGGCGGAGTTCCGCACCAGCATGCAGCGAGCCGAGGAGCTCAGCGAGGACTGGAGCGACGTGATGAAGGCCGCGGTTCGACAGGCGCGGAAAGCCAAGCGCTGCCCGCACTGCAACGAGCCCCAGCACGACATCAAACACGAGAAACCGACGACGTACTACGAGGTCCAGGACGTGCTCTCGGGGGAGTACTCCGAACTCATCGCCGAGGCGATGCAGCCCGACGAGGAGGAGGACCGAGAGGGGATGGCCCCCCAGGAGCTGGCGGAGAAGACGGATATCGAGCTCCAGCGGATCAACCAGATTCTCTCCGGGGAGTTCCGTCCCCGCAAGGACGACCGCAAGGCCATCGAGAAGGCGCTCTCGATCGACCTCACCGTCGAGGACATGAACAAGCTGATGCCCTCGGATATCCGCGACTGGTTCGAGGACATCCCGGACGACGACATGGAGACGCTCGGCATCGACTCCGAGCGCGCGCGCCCCGAGTGGATGATTCTCACCGTCCTACCGGTGCCGCCGGTGACGGCGCGTCCGTCGATTACGCTCGACAACGGCCAGCGTTCCGAGGACGACCTGACGCACAAACTGGTCGACATCATCCGCATCAACCAGCGGTTCATGGAGAACCGCGAGGCCGGTGCGCCGCAGCTCATCATCGAGGACCTCTGGGAACTGCTGCAGTACCACGTCACCACGTTCATCGACAACGAGATCTCGGGCACGCCCCCCGCGCGACACCGCTCCGGCCGCCCGCTGAAGACGCTCAGCCAGCGGCTGAAAGGCAAAGAGGGTCGATTCCGCGGTTCGCTCTCCGGGAAGCGCGTCAACTTCTCGGCGCGTACCGTCATTTCGCCGGACCCGACGCTCTCGCTCAACGAGGTCGGCGTCCCGGACCGCGTCGCGACGGAGATGACCCAGACGATGAACGTCACCGAGCGGAACATGGAGGACGCACGGCAGTACGTCCGCAACGGCCCCGAGAGCCACCCGGGCGCGAACTACGTCAAGCGCCCCGACGGCCGCCGTCTGAAGGTGACCGAGAAGAACTGCGAGGAGCTCGCCGAGAAAGTCGAACTCGGCTGGGAAGTGAACCGCCACCTCATCGACGGTGACATCGTCATCTTCAACCGACAGCCGTCGCTGCACCGGATGTCCATCATGGCCCACGAAGTGGTCGTGATGCCGTACAAGACGTTCCGGCTCAACACCGTCGTCTGTCCGCCGTACAACGCCGACTTCGACGGCGACGAGATGAACATGCACGCGCTGCAGAACGAGGAGGCTCGCGCGGAGGCGCGCGTCCTCATGCGCGTGCAGGAACAGATTCTCAGCCCGCGTTTCGGCGAGAACATCATCGGCGCGATTCAGGACCACATCTCCGGTACGTACCTGCTGACCCACGAGAATCCGAAGTTCTCGGAGACGCAGGCGCTGGACCTGCTTCGCGCGACCCGAGTGGACGAGCTGCCCGAACCCGACGGCGAGGAGGACGGCGAGTCCTACTGGACCGGCCACTCCATCTTCTCGGAGCTGCTGCCCGACGACCTCTCTTTGGAGTTCAGCAGTTCGACCGGCGACGACGTTGTCATCGAGAACGGCCAACTCGTTGGCGGCACCATCGACGAGGACGCCGTCGGTGCGTTCGGCGGCGAGATCGTCGACACCATCACCAAGGTGTACTCCGAGACGCGCGCACGGATTTTCGTCAACGAGATTTCGGCGCTGGCGATGCGCGCCATCATGCACTTCGGCTTCTCCATCGGTATCGACGACGAGTCGATTCCGGAGGAGGCCGGCGAGCAGGTCGACGAGGCCATCGAGAACGCCTACGAGCGCATCGAGGAACTCATCACCACGTACGACGCGGGCGAGCTCGAATCGCTGCCGGGTCGCACCGTCGACGAGACGCTGGAGATGAAGATTATGCAGACGCTCGGCAAAGCGCGTGACTCCGCAGGCGAGATCGCCGACGACCACTTCGGCGACGACAACCCGGCGGTCATCATGGCCCGCTCCGGTGCGCGTGGTTCGATGCTGAACCTCACGCAGATGGCCGGCTGCGTCGGCCAGCAGGCAGTTCGGGGCGAGCGCATCAACCGCGGCTACGAGGACCGCACCCTCAGCCACTACAAGCCGAACGACCTCTCGGCGGAGGCCCACGGCTTCGTGGAGAACTCCTACCGCGGCGGCCTGACGCCGCGTGAGTTCTTCTTCCACGCGATGGGTGGCCGAGAGGGGTTGGTCGACACGGCAGTCCGCACCTCCAAGTCCGGATACCTGCAGCGTCGGCTCATCAACGCGCTCTCCGAACTGGAGACGCAGTACGACGGGACGGTGCGCGACACCTCGGGCACCATCGTCCAGTTCGAGTTCGGCGAGGACGGCACCTCGCCGGTGAAGGTGTCCTCCTCGAAGGACAACGACATCGACGTCGAGAGCATCGCCGACCGCGTGATGGACGCCGAGTTCGACGACGAAGCGACCCGTCAGCAGTTCCTCGGCCGCGAGGAACCGCCGACGAACCTCTCCGAGCACGCCGAGCCCCGACTGAGCGAGGCACGCATCCAGGAGGTAGAGTCCGATGACTGA
- the rpoA2 gene encoding DNA-directed RNA polymerase subunit A'', which translates to MTEITDDIEAVVEDTELPRRLKDRVYRTIEERDDVSVEKADDIARAVEVRYLDTRVDPLDPVGTVSAQSIGEPGTQMTMNTFHYAGVAEIDVTQGLPRLIELVDARKTPDTPMMTVHLEDEYAEDREKAHEVVWSIEASKILALGDVSTNVADMLVQVDLNDETLMERWPRASNVEEVADEIADTIEDALGVTTRQSGTVIEFGPDQPSYRKLLQLVEELRDVVFKGIEEVTRVVIRKEKTDDGEEFVLYTEGSAFGDVLAIEGVDASRTTCNNIHEIHRNLGVEAAREAIINETMETLEEQGLDDVNVRHLMLVADIMTNRGTIESIGRHGISGSKESVLARAAFEVTVNHLLDAAIHGEEDDLNGVIENVIVGKPVSIGTGDVDLRMGSFSANTEQPSDD; encoded by the coding sequence ATGACTGAGATCACAGACGACATCGAAGCCGTCGTCGAGGACACCGAGCTCCCGCGACGACTCAAAGACCGGGTGTACCGCACCATCGAAGAGCGAGACGACGTCAGCGTCGAGAAAGCCGATGACATCGCCCGCGCCGTCGAAGTGCGCTATCTGGACACGCGCGTCGACCCGCTGGACCCCGTCGGCACCGTCTCCGCGCAGTCCATCGGCGAGCCGGGGACGCAGATGACGATGAACACGTTCCACTACGCGGGCGTCGCCGAGATCGACGTGACGCAGGGACTGCCGCGGCTCATCGAACTCGTGGACGCGCGGAAGACGCCGGACACGCCGATGATGACGGTCCACCTCGAAGACGAGTACGCGGAGGACCGCGAGAAGGCCCACGAGGTCGTCTGGAGCATCGAGGCGTCCAAAATCCTGGCACTCGGCGACGTGTCGACGAACGTCGCGGACATGCTCGTGCAGGTCGACCTCAACGACGAGACGCTGATGGAGCGGTGGCCCCGCGCCTCGAACGTCGAGGAGGTCGCCGACGAGATCGCCGACACCATCGAGGACGCCCTCGGCGTCACGACCCGCCAGTCGGGCACGGTCATCGAGTTCGGCCCCGACCAGCCGAGCTACCGGAAGCTGCTGCAACTGGTCGAAGAGCTCCGCGACGTCGTGTTCAAAGGCATCGAGGAGGTCACCCGCGTCGTCATCCGCAAGGAGAAGACCGACGACGGCGAGGAGTTCGTCCTCTACACCGAGGGGTCGGCGTTCGGCGACGTGCTCGCCATCGAGGGCGTCGACGCCTCGCGCACGACGTGTAACAACATCCACGAGATCCACCGCAACCTCGGCGTCGAGGCGGCCCGCGAGGCCATCATCAACGAGACGATGGAGACGCTCGAAGAGCAGGGCCTCGACGACGTGAACGTCCGCCACCTGATGCTCGTCGCCGACATCATGACGAACCGCGGCACCATCGAGTCCATCGGCCGTCACGGTATCTCCGGGTCGAAGGAGTCGGTGCTCGCGCGAGCGGCGTTCGAGGTGACGGTCAACCACCTGCTCGACGCCGCGATCCACGGCGAGGAGGACGACCTCAACGGCGTCATCGAGAACGTCATCGTCGGCAAGCCGGTCTCCATCGGCACCGGCGACGTGGACCTCCGGATGGGCTCGTTCAGCGCGAACACCGAACAGCCCTCGGACGACTGA